The proteins below are encoded in one region of Listeria swaminathanii:
- a CDS encoding bifunctional metallophosphatase/5'-nucleotidase — protein MKVNKFFKKTTHVLLVAGLTIGLAAPFTGTTAQAAADTVPIQILGINDFHGALETASKDASGSPIGGADYLATNLDNATSSFLQANPGATADNAIRVQAGDMVGASPAVSGLLQDEPTMKVLQKMNFEVGTLGNHEFDEGLPEYKRILDGVSTNKFGPIVEAYPRVKSDMKIVAANVVNKGTNTVAEGFLPYYVKEIDGVKVGFIGIVTTEIPNLVLANHIKDYDFLDEAETIVKYSAELRGQGVNAIVVLSHVPALSTGNPNTGTKQDVAGEAANMITKANELDPNNSVDLVLAGHNHQYTNGLVGKTRIVQSYNNGKAFSDVTGELDKTTGDFVSPPDAKITYNTRSVTPNADITAVTEDAKSRIEGVINETIGLANKDVISRDTNSDNKAIDDKESELGNMITDAQRYMANKAGADVDFAMTNNGGIRSDLTTRLANGQNEITWGAAQAVQPFGNILQVVEMTGADILEALNQQYLSNQTYFLQISGLKYTFTDTDDLDHAYKVASVTTEDGTPLKADQKYKVVINDFLFGGGDGFSAFKKANLVTAIDPDTETFINYIKDQKAAGKVITAQKEGRKVYKSQAEIDKETEDAAIKAIKDATKINKFAEKDKTLTGTTLPGATVSVQKATTNARMALAAGPNATADANGKFSVDVTSLNLKKGDQITTTITDPNGYSTTFQATVQAAATTPPDNGNGGTDNGNGNGNNGGTDGNGGTNNGNGSGTNGGTTTTEDPTTSTPNTTKPGTSSNANLPTTGDTAGFATVFGIILTTTALYVLRKRS, from the coding sequence GTGAAAGTGAACAAATTTTTCAAGAAAACTACACATGTTTTACTCGTAGCAGGGCTCACAATCGGACTTGCAGCACCATTCACCGGGACAACAGCACAAGCAGCAGCAGATACGGTTCCCATTCAAATTTTGGGAATAAATGATTTCCACGGAGCGCTTGAGACAGCTTCTAAAGATGCATCCGGCTCACCAATTGGCGGCGCAGATTACTTAGCTACCAACTTGGATAACGCCACTAGCTCATTTTTACAGGCTAATCCTGGAGCTACAGCTGACAATGCCATTCGCGTCCAAGCGGGCGATATGGTCGGCGCAAGCCCCGCAGTTTCCGGTTTACTTCAAGACGAGCCAACGATGAAAGTTCTCCAAAAAATGAATTTCGAAGTCGGCACACTAGGTAACCACGAATTTGATGAAGGATTACCTGAGTACAAACGAATTTTGGATGGGGTTTCTACAAACAAATTCGGACCAATCGTAGAAGCATATCCACGCGTTAAAAGTGACATGAAAATCGTCGCAGCTAACGTAGTCAACAAAGGGACAAACACAGTCGCAGAAGGCTTTTTACCATACTATGTAAAAGAAATTGATGGCGTCAAAGTTGGCTTCATCGGTATCGTTACAACAGAAATTCCTAACTTAGTTCTTGCGAATCATATTAAAGACTACGATTTTCTTGATGAGGCAGAAACAATCGTCAAATACTCTGCTGAACTTAGAGGTCAAGGCGTTAACGCAATCGTTGTTCTATCTCACGTTCCGGCTCTTTCCACTGGAAATCCAAACACTGGAACAAAACAAGATGTAGCTGGTGAAGCTGCTAATATGATTACAAAAGCAAACGAATTAGACCCAAATAACTCGGTCGATTTAGTCCTTGCTGGTCACAATCACCAATACACAAACGGATTAGTTGGCAAAACTCGTATCGTTCAAAGTTACAACAATGGTAAAGCTTTTTCAGACGTAACTGGCGAACTTGATAAAACAACCGGCGATTTCGTTTCACCACCCGACGCTAAAATTACATACAACACGAGAAGCGTCACACCAAATGCCGATATTACAGCAGTAACTGAAGATGCGAAAAGCCGCATTGAAGGAGTTATCAACGAAACTATCGGACTGGCAAACAAAGACGTCATTTCTCGCGATACAAATTCAGACAACAAAGCAATTGATGATAAAGAATCCGAGCTTGGTAACATGATTACGGATGCGCAACGTTACATGGCAAACAAAGCCGGCGCCGATGTCGACTTTGCTATGACAAACAACGGCGGAATTCGTTCCGATCTTACTACTCGCCTTGCAAATGGTCAAAACGAAATCACATGGGGCGCGGCTCAAGCCGTTCAGCCATTTGGTAACATTTTGCAAGTAGTAGAAATGACTGGCGCTGATATTTTGGAAGCATTAAACCAACAATATTTAAGCAACCAAACTTATTTCCTACAAATTTCTGGCCTAAAATACACTTTCACAGATACAGATGACTTAGATCACGCGTACAAAGTGGCAAGCGTTACAACCGAAGATGGCACTCCATTAAAAGCCGACCAAAAATACAAAGTCGTAATCAATGACTTCCTATTTGGCGGCGGCGACGGATTCTCAGCCTTCAAAAAAGCAAACCTAGTAACCGCAATCGACCCAGACACAGAAACATTCATCAACTACATCAAAGACCAAAAAGCTGCTGGCAAAGTCATTACAGCCCAAAAAGAAGGACGCAAAGTCTACAAATCCCAAGCTGAAATCGACAAAGAAACCGAAGATGCAGCTATCAAAGCAATCAAAGACGCAACAAAAATCAACAAATTCGCCGAAAAAGACAAAACATTAACCGGAACTACTTTACCAGGCGCAACAGTTTCCGTTCAAAAAGCTACTACTAATGCAAGAATGGCTCTAGCTGCCGGACCTAACGCAACGGCAGACGCAAACGGCAAATTTTCCGTAGATGTAACATCTTTAAACCTTAAAAAAGGCGACCAAATCACAACAACTATCACTGACCCGAATGGCTACAGTACTACTTTCCAAGCAACCGTTCAAGCTGCCGCAACAACTCCTCCAGATAACGGAAACGGCGGCACGGACAACGGTAATGGAAACGGCAATAACGGTGGAACAGATGGAAATGGTGGAACAAACAACGGTAACGGCTCCGGCACAAATGGCGGAACAACAACTACCGAAGACCCAACTACATCTACACCAAATACAACTAAACCAGGAACATCCTCCAATGCTAATTTACCAACAACTGGTGATACTGCAGGGTTTGCAACTGTGTTTGGGATTATTTTAACAACTACTGCGCTTTATGTTTTGCGTAAGAGAAGTTAA